The Spirochaetota bacterium genomic interval TTCCGCCGCGCCGCGGGCCTGCTGGATATCGTTTGCCTTGACCGCCTGGACGAGAATGCTGGCGGATCTCAGGTATTCCTCGAGAAAGGTGTTCCCGTCATTTTCAAGCAGGACAAGGGATTCGCAATCATTGTAGAATTCGTCGGCGAGATCGGTATCGGGAATCGATCCCGCAGCGATTGCAGACGATAATATCTCGAGGGTTTTATCCATTCTTTTTTTCAGCTTCTTCAGGGATGGCTTTTTCTTCTTCCCCTTTTTCTCGATGAAGATGGTCTTCGTCTGGACATCGGTCCCACTGGGGTTTTCCGGCTCGACCGCATACTCAAAGTGAATCCTCGTCCGCACTATGTTCTGGTAGTCGTTATATTTAAAGAGCAGTTTTAACGACGATAACGACTCGATGTTGAGGTTTTCCGAAAGGGGCACCTTCCCTTTTTCGATGATATCGGCAAGCGACCTCAGGTGCTGGGGCAGATCCTGCATGGCTATGGTATTCTTGAATTTTTCTTTTCGGCGCTTCTTGGCTTTATCCGATTTCTTTTTCATGGTTTATTGCTGTCCCCGATGGTTTGCCGGATTGCATATCGATTCCGAAGCCGGGACGGCGGAGGTCTCGCCCTTATCCCTGTTCCAACGCTATGGTCTCTCGATTAATATTAACATTTTATCAATAAAATATCAAGAAATCCTGAATAGTTCCGTGCGGGTGGATGCGGCGGCACGCGGCTCACCCCCCTTCAAGTTTCCTCTCCAGCGTGGCGATAATAGTCTCCATGGTCTTAATCCTGGCAAAGTATTTTGAGTTTGATTCCACAATTGTCCATGGCGCGCTGGGCGTGCTGGTGCGGAAAAGCATCTCGTCCACGGCTGCCCGGTAATTGTCCCATTTTTCGCGGTTGCGCCAGTCCTCTTCTGTTATCTTCCAGTTCTTATGGGGGATCGACTTGCGCTCCTCGAAGCGGCGCAGCTGCTCGTCGCGGTCGATCTGGAGCCAGAACTTGACGAGGACCGCGCCGTAGTTCACCAGGTGCTCCTCCATCTCGTTGATCTCACGGTAGGCGCGCTTCCAGTCCCCCTCGGGGCAAAATCCCTCAACGCGCTCGACGAGAACCCTGCCGTACCAGGTACGGTCGAAGATGGTGATGTGCCCGGCCTTGGGAATATAGTTCCAGAAGCGCCACAGGTAATGGTGCGCGCTCTCGATGTCGTTAGGCGCCGCGACCGGGATCACCTCGTAGCCGCGGGGGTCCATCTCCTGGATCACCCTCCTGATATTCCCTCCCTTGCCTGCCGCATCCCATCCCTCGTAGAGAATGATGAGGGGAATGCGCCGCATGTAGATCTCGTGCTCCAGCTCCCGCAACCTCTCCTGGCGGTCGTCCAATTTCGCGGCATACTCGTCCCGCGAGAGCGACAGGGAAAGATCCACGCGCGCCAGGATCGAAGAGTTCAGGTTCTCCACGGGCGGGGCGGTGAGCGCCGCCGGTGCCATCTTTTTCTGCGCGCCGCCCTTCCCGATCCCCCGCTCGACGGCATTGATGAAGGTCTGCATGATCTTCACGTTGGCGAACCTGCCGTCCATCGCCTCTACCACCGTCCAGGGCGCGTACTCGAAATCGGTCTTGCCGATCATGTCGTCGACTACCCCGAGATACTCGCCGTAGAGTTTGTGATGCTTCCAGTCCTTTTTGGTAATGCGCCATGCCGTCGACTTGTTCGCCTCAAGCTTCTTGAAGCGCTTCTTCTGCTCATTCTTGTCTATGTGCAGAAAAAACTTGATGATCACCGCGCCAGAATCGGCGAGCTGGCGCTCGAATGCGCCGATATCCCGTAGCGCCAATACTCCCTCCTCCTCGCTGATCTTCCCACTCACACGCTTCTCTATATGCTGCGTGTACCAGCTCTGATCGAATATTGCGATGCGCCCCCGGGCCGGCGTTTTCGTCCAGAACCGCCACAGGAAGGGCCGCAATTTCTCGTCCTCGGTGGGCTTGCGGATGGGGTGGACCCAGAAGTTTCGGGGGTCGATAGCCTGGATCAGGTCATTGATGCGCGATCCCTTGCCGGCGCCGTCCAGCCCCTCGAAGGCGATGATAACGGGGACCCCCGCTTCCTTTACGGCCCTCTGGAGCACGCTGATCCTGATCGAAAGCTCCGCGGCGATCTTCCTGTACTCTTCCCGGGAGATTTTCTTGTCGAGATCGATCGTTTCAAGCATGGCGATTACCACCTTCGTTGAGTTTTTTCAAGTACCCGAACATTTCCACCTGGAGCCTGTTCTTCACCGATCCCTCCACGGCGCGGTAGCCGTTGTCAAATTGTCCGCTGATCACGCGGGCCTTGACATTGTCGCTCCACGCGAGATCGAATATATCCCTCAGTTGCTTCTTCAAGTCGGCGTCAAGCACGGGACAGGTCACCTCGATCCGCCGGTCGAAATTTCTCGGGAGCCAGTCGGCCGAGGATATGAAGTATTTCGGGTCGCCCCCGTTACAGAAAATGAAAAACCTGCTGTGCTCGAGATACCGGTCGACTATGCTCACCGCCTCGATGTTTTCGCTCAACCCCTCGACCCCCGGCACCATCGAGAACATGCCCCGGCAGATAATACGCACCTTCACGCCGGCGTCGCCGGCGCGGTAGAGCCTGTTGGCGATATCCGGATCCGCAAGATTGTTGATCTTGATATGAATGTACGCGTCCCTTCCGGCGGCGGCGTTTTTCATCTCGGCGGCGATCATCTTCTCGACCCGCTCACGCAGGGAGAACGGGGATACCGCGAGGTATTTAAATTTGCCCAGTTTGTAAGGGGCCTCGAAAAACTCGAACAGGTGATACACCTCGTCCGTTATGCGCTTGTCGGCGGTAAAGAGGAAGTCGTCCGTATACTGGTTGGCGGTCACCTCATTGAAGTTGCCCGTACCGACCACGCAGTAATTCACGGTATGCGTGTTCTTTTTTTTATCAGTGCTCTCCTGGCGGGAGATCAGGCAGAGTTTGGAGTGGACCTTCAGTCCCTGGACGCCGAATATGACCTTGATCCCCTCCTCCTCCAGGCGGTTGGCCCAGTGGATGTTCGCCTCTTCGTCAAAGCGCGCCTGCAGCTCGAGCACCACGACGACCTTCTTCCCGTTCCTGCGGGCATTGATGAGCGCGTTGATGATGCTCGAAAATTTCGCGAGCCGGTAGAGCGTCATCTTGATGTGCGTGACCCGCGGGTCCAGCGCGGCCTCGCGCAGCAGGTCGATCACCGGGTGGAACGAATGGTAGGGAAGGTGAATGATGAAATCCTTTCTTTTCATCGCCGCCAGGATGCTCTTCGTGTCCTCGAGAGCGGGATGGGGTATCTTCGCCTCCGCGGATGAATCCCGTTCGCCCAGTATATCGGGAAATTTCATGAAGTCCCTGGTGTTCTGATATCGCCCCGCGGGAATGGTGGAATCGTCCTCGTCAATGGACAATTTTTCCAGGATGCCCTTGAGTATCTCCTCGGGGAATTCCGCGTCGTAGCTGAAGCGCACCGTTTCCCCGAGTTTCCTCTTCTTGAGACCCTTGTTCACTTTCTCGATATAGCTTTCCATGATGTCGTCCTCGATATCGAGCTCGGCGTCGCGGTTGATCTTGAACTCGTAGGCCTCGAAGGTCTCGTAATCGAAGAACGCGAACATCTCGCGAAGCTCGTGGCGTATTATGTCGTCGAGCATGATGATGTACTGCGTGCCGCCTATTGACGGCAGCTCGACGAAGCGGGGAAGCACCTCGGTGGGCACATGGAGGATGTAATAGTGGGGCTTGTGCTGGTCCGCCTGCTTCATCTGGACGGCGAGATAGAGGTCCCGGTCGTGCAGGTCCAGCGTTTCGACCCTCTTGTCGATCCTGATCGGGAAGATGTGAGGGCGCACCTTCTCCAGAAAAAAATCGCGTACGAAGGGCAGGTGCTCCGGCAGCACCCCCTTCTCGTTGATGAGGAAAACGTTTCTTTTTTCAAGCTCCTTTATCAGCCCGCTGTATATCTCCATCAATTGCCCGCGCTGCTGGAACACGATCCCTTCGATCTGTTCGAGCACATCCCTGGGCGGGTGGTCGAGCTTCTTCATGTCCTTTTTCTTTATGCGGGCGAGACGCTTCAGCGTCGCCACGCGCACCTCGTAGAATTCGTCGAGGTTGGAGGAGTAGATGCCCAGGAACTTGAGGCGGCTGACAAGGGGTACGTTCGGGTCACCCGCCTCCTGCAACACGCGGCCGTTGAAATAGAGCCAGCTCACTTCCTTGGGGATATGTTTTTTTACCATGCCGTCTTCTCTCTTATGTCTCCGGATGCATGATGCCTTTATCAAAGACAACCGATTATCAGTGTCCTATCCCATGCAGAAACTGCTCCGCGAAAACC includes:
- a CDS encoding GAK system XXXCH domain-containing protein; translated protein: MKKKSDKAKKRRKEKFKNTIAMQDLPQHLRSLADIIEKGKVPLSENLNIESLSSLKLLFKYNDYQNIVRTRIHFEYAVEPENPSGTDVQTKTIFIEKKGKKKKPSLKKLKKRMDKTLEILSSAIAAGSIPDTDLADEFYNDCESLVLLENDGNTFLEEYLRSASILVQAVKANDIQQARGAAERLRYIQSEANPLETDDKK
- the pap gene encoding polyphosphate:AMP phosphotransferase produces the protein MLETIDLDKKISREEYRKIAAELSIRISVLQRAVKEAGVPVIIAFEGLDGAGKGSRINDLIQAIDPRNFWVHPIRKPTEDEKLRPFLWRFWTKTPARGRIAIFDQSWYTQHIEKRVSGKISEEEGVLALRDIGAFERQLADSGAVIIKFFLHIDKNEQKKRFKKLEANKSTAWRITKKDWKHHKLYGEYLGVVDDMIGKTDFEYAPWTVVEAMDGRFANVKIMQTFINAVERGIGKGGAQKKMAPAALTAPPVENLNSSILARVDLSLSLSRDEYAAKLDDRQERLRELEHEIYMRRIPLIILYEGWDAAGKGGNIRRVIQEMDPRGYEVIPVAAPNDIESAHHYLWRFWNYIPKAGHITIFDRTWYGRVLVERVEGFCPEGDWKRAYREINEMEEHLVNYGAVLVKFWLQIDRDEQLRRFEERKSIPHKNWKITEEDWRNREKWDNYRAAVDEMLFRTSTPSAPWTIVESNSKYFARIKTMETIIATLERKLEGG
- the ppk1 gene encoding polyphosphate kinase 1, with translation MVKKHIPKEVSWLYFNGRVLQEAGDPNVPLVSRLKFLGIYSSNLDEFYEVRVATLKRLARIKKKDMKKLDHPPRDVLEQIEGIVFQQRGQLMEIYSGLIKELEKRNVFLINEKGVLPEHLPFVRDFFLEKVRPHIFPIRIDKRVETLDLHDRDLYLAVQMKQADQHKPHYYILHVPTEVLPRFVELPSIGGTQYIIMLDDIIRHELREMFAFFDYETFEAYEFKINRDAELDIEDDIMESYIEKVNKGLKKRKLGETVRFSYDAEFPEEILKGILEKLSIDEDDSTIPAGRYQNTRDFMKFPDILGERDSSAEAKIPHPALEDTKSILAAMKRKDFIIHLPYHSFHPVIDLLREAALDPRVTHIKMTLYRLAKFSSIINALINARRNGKKVVVVLELQARFDEEANIHWANRLEEEGIKVIFGVQGLKVHSKLCLISRQESTDKKKNTHTVNYCVVGTGNFNEVTANQYTDDFLFTADKRITDEVYHLFEFFEAPYKLGKFKYLAVSPFSLRERVEKMIAAEMKNAAAGRDAYIHIKINNLADPDIANRLYRAGDAGVKVRIICRGMFSMVPGVEGLSENIEAVSIVDRYLEHSRFFIFCNGGDPKYFISSADWLPRNFDRRIEVTCPVLDADLKKQLRDIFDLAWSDNVKARVISGQFDNGYRAVEGSVKNRLQVEMFGYLKKLNEGGNRHA